One stretch of Thermococcus sp. 21S9 DNA includes these proteins:
- a CDS encoding VIT1/CCC1 transporter family protein, translating to MSSEAVKLARRFYLDEWADAELYERLAEWEKDEKIRAEFKRLAELERWHAEFWKSFLEKRKEKPPRPRVNRLTVWSVKLLRKFLGPGSVASLLEMGENSAIEKYFRFLNEYAREMSDEERETLRKVILDEIEHEKFFREEEKAFHVENIRDLVLGMNDGLVEILGAVTGLSAVYPNNPQLVGISGLIVGVAGALSMAIGTFVSVRSQRQVKESIRSRTEVLFEVSPEKTAEELREKLVEGGMPEDMAKEIAEKLKDNPDAVKKLLLPEAEENEVRAALYTGLSYLLGVVFPVTPYFLASNSLTALAFSILFAGSALAIVATLISLLSGISVKKKVAEMVATGLGAAFLSYLFGRAMEAIFHVSAL from the coding sequence ATGTCCTCGGAGGCAGTTAAACTCGCAAGGCGCTTCTACCTCGACGAGTGGGCCGACGCGGAGCTGTACGAGAGGCTCGCCGAGTGGGAAAAGGACGAGAAGATAAGGGCAGAGTTCAAGCGTCTGGCCGAGCTTGAGCGCTGGCACGCCGAGTTCTGGAAGTCGTTCCTTGAGAAGAGAAAAGAGAAACCGCCGAGGCCGAGGGTGAACCGACTGACGGTATGGAGCGTTAAGCTCCTTCGGAAGTTCCTCGGGCCGGGTTCCGTCGCTTCCCTCCTTGAGATGGGCGAGAACAGCGCGATAGAGAAGTACTTCCGCTTCCTCAACGAATACGCCCGCGAGATGAGCGATGAGGAACGCGAAACCCTCAGGAAGGTAATCCTTGACGAGATAGAGCACGAGAAGTTCTTCCGCGAGGAGGAGAAGGCCTTCCACGTGGAGAACATCAGGGACCTCGTCCTCGGAATGAACGACGGCCTCGTCGAGATACTCGGGGCAGTTACGGGCCTCTCGGCGGTTTACCCGAACAACCCCCAGCTCGTCGGGATAAGCGGTCTCATCGTCGGCGTAGCAGGAGCGCTCTCGATGGCGATAGGCACCTTCGTCTCGGTCCGCTCGCAGAGGCAAGTAAAGGAATCAATCCGCTCGAGGACCGAGGTCCTCTTCGAGGTCTCGCCCGAGAAAACGGCCGAAGAACTCAGGGAGAAGCTGGTAGAGGGCGGAATGCCCGAGGACATGGCTAAGGAGATAGCAGAGAAGCTCAAGGACAACCCTGATGCCGTTAAAAAGCTCCTTCTTCCAGAGGCCGAGGAGAACGAGGTTCGCGCCGCATTGTATACGGGCTTATCTTACCTTCTCGGCGTCGTCTTCCCGGTTACTCCCTACTTCCTGGCCTCGAACTCGCTCACGGCGCTCGCCTTCTCGATACTCTTCGCGGGTTCGGCCCTCGCGATAGTGGCGACGCTGATTTCGCTCCTCTCGGGGATATCGGTCAAGAAGAAGGTCGCGGAGATGGTCGCGACAGGCCTCGGCGCGGCGTTCCTGAGCTATCTCTTCGGAAGGGCTATGGAGGCAATCTTCCACGTCTCGGCGCTTTAG
- a CDS encoding type II toxin-antitoxin system VapC family toxin: MIVIDTSALIKYLLKEEGWRGVSAFLRKNREITSLELALIGGANAVWKRYRLYRDINFETAQRLLDYLHATREIIIYENPIEYLPEGEKVALENGIPIYDALYIAQALKYGRLATADERQGKIAEKLGVEVVYL; this comes from the coding sequence GTGATAGTAATTGACACCTCGGCCCTCATCAAGTACCTCCTCAAGGAGGAGGGCTGGAGAGGGGTTTCCGCTTTCCTGAGGAAGAACCGAGAAATCACCTCTCTGGAGCTTGCCTTAATTGGAGGGGCAAACGCCGTCTGGAAACGCTACCGCCTGTACAGGGACATAAACTTTGAAACCGCCCAGAGGTTGCTGGACTACCTCCACGCAACGAGGGAGATTATCATCTACGAGAATCCCATTGAATACCTTCCTGAGGGCGAGAAGGTTGCCCTTGAAAACGGCATACCAATCTACGACGCCCTTTACATCGCCCAGGCCCTCAAGTACGGAAGGCTCGCGACGGCCGATGAGAGGCAGGGAAAAATAGCGGAAAAGCTCGGCGTTGAGGTGGTCTACCTCTAA
- a CDS encoding MATE family efflux transporter, producing MILRNETQRRIWQLAWPAIIANISQTLLNLVDTLMVGHVSSLAIAAVGLGGQVSWFMFPIMMSVSVGTLALVARAIGAKDFRRAELVLEQSLYLAFLLGIPVLLFGWFFGDDVLRIMGAKGELLSLAYAYLKVVFLFYPVRFVVFTINSALRGAGDTKTPMKVGILMNVLNALFDYLLIYGKLGFPRLGAVGAAWASGIGISSALVVLLVLLLSNRLILKFEPNWRFNREIVEKIVRIGTPTLVERSLFSFYNFLYMSIVTRFGDVALAAHQIGLRIESIAYMPAFGFNVATSALVGQNLGAGKPEEAERTVYEAMKMAGLFMGVMGAVLILFPRYLVMPFLNPNDPNYAEVLHLASIYLIIVGVSEVPLAWVFVLSGALRGAGDTKSPMYVTAISKLLFRIIPAYLLGFGFSIPSFHLLGFTFPGFTFEGLGVIAAWIAMSLETFTSAGMYWWIFRKGKWKHVKV from the coding sequence ATGATACTCCGCAACGAGACCCAGCGCAGGATATGGCAACTTGCGTGGCCCGCTATCATCGCCAACATCTCCCAGACCCTTCTCAACTTAGTGGACACCTTGATGGTCGGCCACGTGAGTTCCCTGGCGATAGCCGCGGTGGGCCTCGGCGGACAGGTCAGCTGGTTCATGTTCCCGATAATGATGTCGGTCTCCGTCGGAACCCTCGCCCTCGTCGCGCGCGCGATAGGTGCAAAGGACTTCAGGCGGGCGGAGCTCGTTCTCGAGCAGAGCCTCTACCTGGCTTTTCTCCTCGGAATCCCGGTTCTCCTCTTCGGCTGGTTCTTCGGCGACGACGTGCTGAGAATCATGGGCGCGAAGGGAGAGCTTTTAAGTCTCGCCTACGCCTACCTCAAGGTCGTTTTCCTGTTCTATCCCGTCCGCTTCGTGGTCTTCACGATAAACTCGGCCCTCAGGGGAGCCGGCGATACAAAGACCCCTATGAAGGTAGGAATCCTGATGAACGTTCTCAACGCGCTCTTTGACTACCTCCTAATCTACGGGAAGCTCGGCTTTCCGAGGCTCGGAGCCGTTGGAGCGGCCTGGGCATCTGGAATCGGCATAAGCTCGGCACTCGTTGTTCTTCTGGTTCTCCTGCTATCCAACCGGCTCATCCTGAAGTTCGAGCCGAACTGGCGCTTTAACCGGGAGATAGTGGAGAAGATAGTCCGCATAGGCACGCCGACGCTCGTTGAGAGGAGCCTCTTCAGCTTCTACAACTTCCTCTACATGAGCATAGTCACCCGCTTCGGTGACGTTGCCCTCGCGGCGCACCAGATAGGCCTCAGGATTGAGAGCATCGCCTACATGCCTGCCTTCGGCTTCAACGTCGCAACATCGGCCCTGGTAGGCCAGAACCTTGGCGCCGGGAAGCCCGAAGAGGCCGAGAGGACGGTTTATGAAGCTATGAAGATGGCAGGCCTCTTCATGGGCGTCATGGGCGCGGTGCTAATCCTCTTCCCGCGCTACCTCGTCATGCCCTTCCTCAACCCGAACGACCCGAACTACGCCGAGGTCCTTCACCTCGCGAGCATCTACCTCATAATCGTTGGCGTGAGTGAGGTTCCCCTCGCGTGGGTCTTCGTCCTCAGCGGGGCTCTAAGGGGAGCCGGCGACACCAAGAGCCCGATGTACGTTACCGCGATAAGCAAGCTCCTGTTCCGGATTATCCCTGCCTACCTTCTCGGCTTCGGGTTCTCGATTCCGAGCTTTCACCTGCTCGGATTCACGTTCCCGGGCTTTACCTTCGAGGGTCTCGGCGTTATAGCGGCGTGGATTGCGATGAGCCTCGAGACCTTCACGAGCGCAGGAATGTACTGGTGGATTTTCAGGAAGGGCAAGTGGAAGCACGTGAAGGTATGA
- a CDS encoding 50S ribosomal protein L37e, with protein sequence MGAGTAPKGKRNRTPTHIRCRRCGRRAFNVKKGYCAACGFGRSRRMRKYSWSHKWKKKRNLSY encoded by the coding sequence ATGGGAGCCGGAACCGCGCCGAAGGGCAAGCGCAATAGGACCCCTACCCACATCAGGTGCAGGCGCTGTGGTAGGAGGGCCTTCAACGTCAAGAAGGGCTACTGCGCCGCCTGTGGCTTCGGCAGGAGCAGGAGAATGAGAAAGTACAGCTGGAGCCACAAGTGGAAGAAGAAGAGGAACCTCTCCTACTGA
- a CDS encoding LSm family protein, with the protein MAERPLDVIHRSLDKDVLVLLKRGGEFRGRLIGYDIHLNVVLADASLMQDGEEIKKYGKIVIRGDNVLAISPVEIE; encoded by the coding sequence ATGGCGGAAAGACCACTCGATGTTATTCACAGGTCCCTTGACAAGGATGTCCTCGTGCTCCTCAAGAGGGGTGGCGAGTTCAGGGGAAGGCTCATCGGTTACGACATCCACCTGAACGTCGTCCTCGCCGACGCCTCGCTCATGCAGGACGGCGAGGAGATTAAGAAGTACGGTAAAATCGTCATCAGGGGAGACAACGTTCTGGCCATCTCCCCGGTCGAGATAGAGTGA
- the glyS gene encoding glycine--tRNA ligase, whose protein sequence is MGEPDKYEILQDLMRRRGFAWGSFEIYGGSRGFYDYGPLGATIKRKIERKIREAFQREGFFELETPDITPEKVFIASGHVEKFVDPLVECKKCGARFRADHLVEEALSMDVEGLSAEELTKLIREHNIRCPECGGELSDVWYFNLMFETKIGPYGDQKGYLRPETAQGIFVNFKRLNAFARNKLPFGVFQIGKAYRNEISPRQGMLRLREFTQAEAEIFFNPKETEHPHFDEVKDEVLRLYPIEHQLKNLGEIELTAEEAVKRGYIMNTFFAYYMVMVKRTLLDIGIPEDKIRFRQQLPEERAHYSRDTWDAEIHSERFGWVECVGIANRGDYDLSRHMRESGADLTVLIHYDEPKIVRKLEVSLNLKRVGPKLRKDAKRINELIKGWDEEKKRELVELLENEGKVTIEGYELEKDDFIIREVEEKITGEKIVPHVLEPSFGIDRPFYLLLENSLVIEEDRTYLRLKKDMAPIEVAVLPLVAKEPLKGIAYDVFRKLQKAGFIAVYDEKDTIGKRYLRYDEIGTPYCVTIDNQTPEDNTVTIRDRDTREQVRVSIEELPSKLRELIFGE, encoded by the coding sequence ATGGGAGAGCCCGACAAGTATGAGATTCTTCAGGATTTGATGAGGAGGCGAGGTTTCGCGTGGGGTAGCTTTGAAATCTACGGCGGTTCACGCGGATTCTACGACTACGGCCCGCTCGGCGCGACGATAAAGAGGAAGATAGAGCGGAAGATAAGAGAAGCCTTCCAGAGGGAAGGCTTCTTCGAGCTCGAAACGCCTGACATAACGCCCGAGAAGGTCTTCATAGCGAGCGGACACGTGGAGAAGTTCGTAGACCCCCTCGTCGAGTGTAAGAAGTGCGGTGCCCGCTTCAGGGCCGACCACCTCGTCGAGGAAGCCCTTAGCATGGACGTCGAGGGGTTATCGGCTGAGGAACTCACGAAGCTCATCAGGGAGCACAACATTCGCTGTCCCGAGTGCGGTGGGGAGCTGAGCGACGTCTGGTACTTCAACCTCATGTTCGAGACGAAAATCGGCCCCTACGGCGACCAGAAGGGCTACCTGAGGCCAGAAACTGCCCAGGGCATATTCGTGAACTTCAAAAGGCTGAACGCCTTCGCAAGGAACAAGCTCCCCTTCGGCGTCTTCCAGATTGGGAAAGCTTACAGAAACGAGATTTCACCGAGGCAGGGGATGTTGAGGCTCAGGGAGTTCACGCAGGCCGAGGCCGAGATATTCTTCAACCCGAAGGAAACCGAACACCCGCACTTCGACGAGGTCAAGGACGAGGTTCTGAGGCTCTACCCGATAGAGCACCAGCTCAAGAACCTTGGCGAGATTGAGCTCACCGCCGAGGAGGCGGTAAAGAGGGGCTACATCATGAACACCTTCTTCGCCTACTACATGGTCATGGTCAAGAGAACCCTCCTCGACATCGGCATTCCGGAGGACAAGATACGCTTCCGCCAGCAACTGCCGGAGGAGAGGGCGCACTACTCGCGCGACACCTGGGACGCGGAAATCCACAGCGAGCGCTTCGGCTGGGTCGAGTGCGTTGGAATAGCGAACAGGGGAGACTACGACTTAAGCCGGCACATGCGCGAGAGCGGAGCCGACCTTACGGTGCTCATCCACTACGACGAGCCGAAAATCGTGAGGAAGCTGGAGGTTTCCCTCAACCTCAAGCGCGTCGGTCCGAAGCTGAGGAAAGACGCCAAGAGGATAAACGAGCTCATCAAGGGCTGGGACGAGGAGAAGAAGCGCGAGCTGGTTGAGCTTCTTGAGAATGAGGGCAAGGTCACGATTGAGGGCTACGAGCTGGAGAAGGACGACTTCATAATCAGGGAAGTCGAGGAAAAGATAACGGGCGAGAAAATAGTCCCCCATGTGCTGGAGCCGAGTTTCGGAATAGACAGGCCCTTCTACCTGCTCCTCGAGAACAGCCTCGTCATCGAGGAGGACAGGACTTACCTCAGGCTCAAGAAGGACATGGCGCCGATTGAGGTTGCCGTCCTCCCGCTCGTGGCCAAAGAACCGCTTAAGGGCATAGCCTACGACGTCTTCAGAAAGCTCCAGAAAGCGGGCTTTATAGCGGTCTACGACGAGAAAGACACCATCGGAAAGCGCTACCTCCGCTACGACGAGATTGGAACGCCCTACTGCGTGACCATCGACAACCAGACGCCCGAGGACAACACGGTGACGATTCGCGACCGCGACACGAGGGAGCAGGTAAGGGTGAGCATCGAGGAGCTACCGTCAAAGCTCAGGGAGCTGATTTTTGGGGAGTGA
- a CDS encoding DUF402 domain-containing protein — protein sequence MKIHLIYRRIPNRVLERDDEVVADLGDVIVAKAKFEGMLAPLRVNGVEVIRNGYTMLYFAFVGKNYDILKVYDERGNFRGLYVDVLAYTKREGNTLEMLDLFLDVFIFPDGKAFLLDEDELEMALNYGLIDRETYDFAYSVAREILEKAGRGEFPPEIVWKYGEGSR from the coding sequence ATGAAAATCCACCTTATCTACCGGCGGATTCCGAACCGGGTTCTCGAACGGGACGACGAAGTTGTGGCAGATTTGGGCGATGTAATCGTCGCCAAGGCCAAGTTCGAAGGAATGCTCGCCCCTCTGAGGGTGAACGGAGTCGAAGTCATCAGAAACGGCTACACCATGCTCTACTTCGCCTTCGTCGGAAAGAACTACGACATCTTAAAGGTCTACGATGAGCGGGGCAACTTCAGGGGACTCTACGTTGATGTCTTAGCATACACGAAGCGCGAGGGAAACACCTTGGAGATGCTCGATTTGTTTCTCGACGTTTTCATCTTCCCGGACGGGAAAGCGTTCCTCCTCGACGAGGACGAGCTTGAGATGGCCCTCAACTACGGGCTGATTGACAGGGAAACCTACGATTTTGCCTACTCCGTCGCGAGGGAGATACTCGAAAAGGCCGGGCGCGGTGAATTTCCACCCGAAATCGTGTGGAAGTACGGGGAGGGTTCGAGATGA
- a CDS encoding DUF167 domain-containing protein, translated as MSAKFIKETKEGTLLLVYVQPKAKKNEIEGIDEWRGRLKVRVKAPPVGGKANKELVKFLSKVLGADIELVRGETSREKDLLVRLSAEEVKGKLGL; from the coding sequence ATGAGCGCAAAATTCATAAAGGAGACGAAAGAGGGAACGCTCCTTCTCGTTTACGTCCAGCCGAAGGCAAAGAAGAACGAGATTGAAGGAATCGACGAGTGGCGTGGAAGATTGAAGGTCAGGGTGAAGGCCCCGCCCGTTGGAGGAAAGGCGAACAAGGAACTCGTTAAGTTCCTCTCGAAGGTTTTAGGGGCTGATATCGAACTGGTTCGCGGAGAGACGAGCAGAGAGAAGGATTTGCTGGTCAGGCTGAGCGCGGAGGAGGTAAAGGGAAAGCTGGGGCTTTAA
- a CDS encoding phosphorylating glyceraldehyde-3-phosphate dehydrogenase: MARVKVGINGYGTIGKRVAYAVTKQDDMKLIGVTKTKPDFEAYRARELGIPVYAASEEFLPRFEKAGFEVAGTLEDLLNEVDVIVDATPGGMGAKNKALYEKAGVKAVFQGGEKANVAEVSFVAQANYEKALGKDYVRVVSCNTTGLTRTLSAIQEYIDYVYAVMIRRAADPNDTKRGPINAITPSVTVPSHHGPDVQTVIPINIETSAFVVPTTLMHVHSVMVELKKPVEAKDVVDIFENTTRVLLFEKEKGFESTAQLIEFARDLHREWNNLYEIAVWKESVNVRGNRLFYIQAVHQESDVVPENIDAIRAMFELADKWESIKKTNESLGILK; encoded by the coding sequence ATGGCCAGGGTTAAGGTAGGAATCAACGGCTACGGCACGATAGGAAAGCGTGTCGCCTACGCCGTAACCAAACAGGACGATATGAAGCTCATCGGCGTAACCAAGACCAAGCCGGACTTCGAAGCCTACCGCGCGAGGGAACTTGGAATCCCGGTCTACGCCGCGAGCGAGGAGTTCCTGCCAAGGTTTGAGAAGGCTGGCTTCGAGGTTGCCGGAACGCTGGAGGACCTTCTCAACGAGGTTGACGTAATCGTGGACGCAACCCCCGGAGGAATGGGGGCGAAAAACAAGGCCCTCTACGAGAAGGCCGGGGTTAAAGCCGTTTTCCAGGGCGGTGAGAAGGCGAACGTCGCCGAGGTTTCCTTCGTGGCCCAAGCCAACTACGAGAAGGCCCTCGGCAAGGACTACGTCCGCGTCGTCTCCTGCAACACGACGGGTTTAACCAGAACGCTGAGCGCGATTCAGGAGTACATCGATTACGTTTACGCGGTCATGATTAGAAGGGCAGCTGACCCCAACGACACTAAGAGAGGGCCGATAAACGCCATAACGCCGAGCGTTACCGTTCCTTCCCACCACGGGCCGGACGTCCAGACGGTTATACCGATTAACATCGAGACGAGCGCCTTCGTCGTTCCGACGACACTCATGCACGTTCACAGCGTAATGGTTGAGCTGAAGAAGCCGGTCGAGGCGAAGGACGTCGTGGATATCTTTGAGAACACCACGCGCGTTCTGCTCTTCGAGAAGGAGAAGGGCTTCGAGAGCACCGCCCAGCTCATAGAGTTCGCCCGCGACCTGCACCGCGAGTGGAACAACCTCTACGAGATAGCCGTCTGGAAGGAGAGCGTAAACGTGCGTGGAAACAGGCTGTTCTACATTCAGGCAGTGCATCAGGAGAGCGACGTGGTTCCGGAGAACATCGACGCGATAAGGGCGATGTTCGAGCTCGCGGACAAGTGGGAGAGCATAAAGAAGACGAACGAGAGCCTGGGGATTTTGAAGTGA
- a CDS encoding molybdopterin-binding protein, whose amino-acid sequence MFAEILTVGDELLTGNTVDNNSAFIAQKLTERGYWVRRKTTVGDDVEEIKTVLREILVRKPEVLVISGGLGPTHDDVTMLAVAEALNRRLVLCEECLERIRAFYRELYEKGLIDDPELNEARRKMAYLPEGAEPLENTEGAAPGAYIEHGGVKIFVLPGMPREMKAMLEKEVLPRLGKKKFVQRKLLAEITDESKLAPILNETLERFKVRIHSSPKGFGKYIGIILFGESEEEIERAKAFMESKGIRFEEGW is encoded by the coding sequence ATGTTCGCGGAGATACTGACGGTAGGCGACGAGCTCCTCACGGGGAACACCGTTGACAACAACTCCGCCTTCATAGCCCAGAAACTCACCGAGCGGGGCTACTGGGTGAGGAGGAAAACGACTGTGGGAGACGACGTGGAGGAGATAAAGACCGTCCTCAGAGAAATCCTAGTGAGAAAACCCGAGGTTCTGGTTATTTCCGGCGGTCTCGGCCCGACCCACGACGACGTTACGATGTTGGCGGTTGCGGAAGCCCTCAATAGGAGGCTCGTCCTCTGCGAGGAGTGTCTTGAAAGGATTAGAGCGTTTTACCGCGAGCTTTACGAGAAGGGCCTCATAGACGACCCTGAGCTGAACGAGGCGAGAAGAAAGATGGCCTACCTGCCGGAGGGCGCGGAACCGCTTGAGAACACCGAGGGCGCCGCTCCGGGAGCGTACATCGAGCACGGGGGTGTTAAGATATTCGTCCTTCCCGGAATGCCGCGCGAGATGAAGGCGATGCTCGAGAAGGAAGTCCTCCCAAGGCTTGGGAAGAAGAAGTTCGTCCAGAGAAAGCTACTGGCGGAGATAACGGACGAGAGCAAGCTCGCGCCGATACTCAACGAGACGCTGGAGCGCTTCAAGGTTAGAATCCACTCCTCGCCGAAGGGCTTCGGGAAGTACATCGGGATAATCCTCTTCGGTGAAAGCGAGGAGGAGATAGAGCGCGCGAAGGCCTTCATGGAGTCAAAGGGAATCCGCTTCGAGGAGGGCTGGTAA
- a CDS encoding mRNA surveillance protein pelota, whose translation MQILEEKPKEGIVKVKAETLDDLWHLYHVIDPGDIVYAKTLRKQAQRTDSLRAEKVEVIPVYLGVKAEKINFHKFANQVRVTGPIVYASRDDVPLGKYHTITIEEGTVVTIQKPRWKEHHIERLKEAIEASKRAKVMIVVIDEGEADIALVREYGVEMVASIRRNLGGKRYNTDRESEEKKFFHDLAKTMAELMEREKIEKAIVAGPGFVKEDFHKFLRENYPELAKKVVIEDTSVTGRTGIYEVIKRGTVDRVYHENRVAKEVQLVEKVLENIARNTGLATYGLREVEEAVNYGAVETLLVLDELLKGQHRGKVEELMDAVRYSRGEVVIVSSEHEGGEKLKALGGLAALLRFRVK comes from the coding sequence GTGCAGATACTCGAAGAGAAGCCCAAGGAGGGCATAGTGAAGGTAAAGGCCGAAACGCTGGACGACCTTTGGCACCTCTATCACGTCATAGACCCCGGGGATATAGTTTACGCGAAGACCCTTAGAAAGCAGGCCCAGAGGACGGACTCGCTGAGGGCCGAGAAGGTCGAGGTCATTCCGGTTTATCTCGGCGTTAAAGCCGAGAAGATAAACTTCCACAAGTTCGCGAACCAGGTTCGCGTTACCGGGCCGATAGTCTACGCGAGCAGGGACGACGTTCCCCTCGGCAAGTACCACACGATAACGATTGAAGAAGGAACGGTTGTAACAATCCAGAAGCCCCGCTGGAAGGAGCACCACATAGAGCGCCTTAAGGAGGCGATTGAGGCCTCGAAGAGAGCCAAGGTCATGATTGTTGTCATCGACGAGGGAGAGGCTGACATAGCGCTCGTCCGCGAGTACGGCGTCGAGATGGTCGCGAGCATAAGGAGAAACCTCGGCGGGAAGCGCTACAACACAGACAGAGAAAGCGAGGAAAAGAAGTTCTTCCACGACTTGGCCAAGACTATGGCCGAGCTAATGGAGAGGGAGAAAATCGAGAAGGCGATTGTAGCTGGCCCGGGCTTCGTCAAGGAGGACTTCCACAAGTTTTTGAGGGAGAACTACCCCGAGCTGGCCAAGAAGGTCGTCATTGAAGACACCAGCGTAACTGGAAGAACGGGCATCTACGAGGTTATCAAGCGCGGAACCGTTGATAGAGTTTACCACGAGAACAGGGTTGCGAAGGAAGTCCAGCTCGTTGAGAAGGTCCTTGAGAACATCGCGAGGAACACCGGGTTGGCCACCTACGGCCTCAGGGAAGTGGAGGAAGCCGTGAACTACGGGGCCGTTGAGACGCTTTTGGTTCTCGACGAGCTTTTGAAGGGCCAGCACAGGGGGAAGGTCGAGGAACTCATGGACGCCGTGAGGTATTCGAGAGGTGAAGTGGTCATCGTCAGCTCGGAGCACGAAGGAGGAGAAAAGCTGAAGGCCCTTGGTGGCCTCGCGGCGTTGCTGAGGTTCAGGGTGAAGTAA
- a CDS encoding AIR synthase family protein, with amino-acid sequence MLPPGKLRNDVLREVIFPNLGVDDARVIYGPREGFDSAVLEYDDENYLVIATDPTLGVPAETFGFFTYHFASSDVAVFGARPRWLVVDFLLPPGTTKDFLRKAMGDLNRECERYKTAVIGGHTGVYPSISEPTATTTAMGLVKKEELKLPIARPGDRIIVTNKVALEFAVSSAYFRAEELRKVLTPRQIAELRSLYRLETVLPDALIAEPFVRGMHDATEGGLTALHEIADNSGVGFRVYGERLELNPLVRKVLDFYRLEPWSVSSTGTLIAITPPENVDSLIAELNKNGIKAFELGEFTEEKERILVEGSEERPFPEFEGDPYVELY; translated from the coding sequence ATGCTCCCGCCCGGAAAGCTGAGGAACGACGTCCTGCGGGAGGTAATCTTCCCGAACCTCGGTGTTGATGACGCCAGGGTAATCTACGGACCGAGGGAGGGCTTTGACTCGGCGGTTCTCGAGTACGACGACGAGAACTACCTCGTAATCGCCACTGACCCAACGCTCGGCGTTCCCGCTGAGACCTTCGGCTTCTTCACCTACCATTTTGCATCAAGCGACGTGGCTGTGTTTGGAGCGAGACCGAGGTGGCTCGTGGTTGATTTTCTCCTCCCACCGGGAACAACTAAGGATTTCCTTCGAAAAGCGATGGGGGACCTCAACCGGGAGTGCGAGCGGTATAAAACGGCGGTAATCGGCGGGCACACCGGAGTTTACCCCTCGATTTCCGAGCCAACCGCAACCACAACGGCAATGGGGCTCGTGAAGAAGGAGGAGCTCAAACTTCCCATCGCGAGACCCGGGGATAGGATAATCGTTACGAACAAAGTCGCTCTTGAGTTCGCGGTTTCCTCAGCTTACTTCCGCGCTGAAGAGCTGAGAAAGGTCTTAACCCCCCGGCAAATCGCCGAACTCCGCTCGCTCTATCGGCTCGAGACGGTTCTTCCAGATGCTCTGATAGCGGAGCCCTTCGTCAGGGGGATGCATGACGCTACCGAAGGCGGATTAACGGCGCTCCACGAGATTGCAGATAACTCGGGGGTGGGCTTCAGGGTTTACGGTGAGAGGCTCGAGCTGAACCCCCTTGTAAGGAAAGTCCTTGATTTCTACAGGCTGGAACCGTGGAGTGTCTCCTCAACGGGAACGCTGATAGCGATAACGCCTCCGGAGAACGTCGATTCTCTGATTGCAGAATTGAATAAAAATGGGATTAAGGCCTTCGAGCTCGGTGAGTTCACGGAGGAAAAGGAGAGAATTCTCGTGGAGGGTAGCGAGGAAAGGCCCTTCCCTGAGTTCGAAGGCGACCCCTATGTGGAGCTTTACTGA
- a CDS encoding PP2C family serine/threonine-protein phosphatase: MDSKWLCYPHLCAVSDVGARKNNEDGFAVGKLPYGHYLGIADGLGGHAAGEVASAIALETAREVLLSEYEDGMDGAMIRVLLRKSHELANSAVLEEAVGERAGMGTTLLTAVVRGREVFLANTGDSRAQLIRDGKVLAQTRDHNLLRELLDRGELTEEEAWGHPASSRLTHVIGASGRRFAVDFYRWEARPGDWLLMSTDGLHDYVKPERILEILRENNEPREAVNALLNEALGVTHDNVTIILYRWF, translated from the coding sequence ATGGATTCGAAGTGGCTCTGCTACCCCCACCTCTGCGCGGTGAGCGACGTTGGGGCGAGGAAGAACAACGAGGACGGGTTCGCCGTTGGAAAGCTCCCCTACGGCCACTACCTTGGGATAGCAGATGGCCTCGGAGGACACGCGGCCGGGGAGGTCGCTTCGGCAATTGCCCTCGAAACGGCCCGGGAGGTCCTCCTGAGCGAATATGAGGACGGAATGGACGGGGCGATGATACGGGTTCTCCTCAGGAAGTCCCACGAGCTCGCGAACTCCGCCGTTCTGGAGGAGGCAGTTGGCGAGAGGGCTGGAATGGGAACGACGCTTCTCACCGCCGTTGTTAGGGGGAGGGAAGTTTTCCTCGCCAACACCGGCGACAGCAGGGCCCAGCTGATAAGGGACGGGAAAGTGCTGGCCCAGACGCGCGACCACAACCTCTTGAGAGAGCTCCTTGACAGGGGGGAACTGACCGAAGAGGAAGCTTGGGGCCATCCAGCGTCCAGCAGGCTCACCCACGTCATCGGTGCCAGTGGGAGGCGCTTCGCCGTGGATTTCTATCGCTGGGAGGCCAGACCCGGTGATTGGCTTCTCATGAGCACCGACGGCCTTCACGACTACGTGAAGCCTGAGAGAATCCTTGAAATCCTGCGCGAGAACAACGAACCCCGCGAGGCCGTTAATGCACTGCTCAACGAGGCCCTCGGCGTCACCCACGACAACGTTACGATAATCCTCTACCGGTGGTTCTGA